One genomic region from Rosa rugosa chromosome 1, drRosRugo1.1, whole genome shotgun sequence encodes:
- the LOC133726483 gene encoding alpha-mannosidase 2, producing MAFSSFSTRRGGGWAHSLLPSTTTSSAKSKHTRKPRRRLLLRDFLFANFFTIGLSVSLFFFFLVVLRYGVPHPITAHFKPTRSPIRFSKPRIKPLPRRRPGGSNNDAVSGAAVDITTKELYDKIEFSDVDGGPWKQGWRVNYKGDEWDSEKLKVILVPHSHNDPGWKLTVEEYYERQSRHILDTIVDTLSKDTRRKFIWEEMSYLERWWRDSSDDKRELFTNLVKNGQLEIVGGGWVMNDEANSHYYAIIEQITEGNLWLNETVGVVPKNSWAIDPFGYSPTMAYLLRRMGFENMLIQRTHYELKKELALHKNLEYIWRQSWDVDESTDIFVHMMPFYSYDIPHTCGPEPAICCQFDFARMRGFMYEVCPWGDHPVETNQENVRERALLLLDQYRKKSTLYRTNTLLIPLGDDFRYVSIDEAEAQFRNYQMLFDYINSNPSLNAEAHFGTLEDYFRTIREEAERINYSLPGEIGSGQVGGFPSLSGDFFTYADRQQDYWSGYYVSRPFFKAVDRVLEHTLRTTDMMMAFLLGYCGRSQCEKLPLGFSYKLAAARRNLALFQHHDGVTGTAKDHVVLDYGTRMHTSLQDLQIFMSKAIEVLLGIRHDKYDNPSQFEAEQVRSKYDVQPVHRAIMAREGTRQTVVLFNPLEQIREEVVMVIVNRPDVTVLDLNWTCVPSQISPELQHDKSKIFTGRHRVYWQASVPALGLQTYYITNGFVGCEKAKPAKLRYFSKSSSFSCPTPYPCSKVEADVAEIKNRHQTLTFDVNHGLLQKISYKNGSQNVVGEEIAMYSSWGSGAYLFKPNGDAQPIITAGGQMVISEGPLVQEVYSYPSTQSEKSPISHSTRLYNGDNTVQEFLIEKEYHVELLDQQFNDKELIVRYRTDIDNKKVFFSDLNGFQMSRRETYDKIPLQGNYYPMPSLAFMQGSNGQRFSVHSRQSLGVASLKNGWLEIMLDRRLVRDDGRGLGQGVMDNRAMNVIFHILVESNISSASNPVSKPLLLNPSLLSHRVGADLNYPLHSFISKKPEDLSVQPPPRSFSPLAAPLPCDLHIVSLKVPQPLKFSELPREDSRFVLTLQRRSWDSSYCRKGRSGCTRFTDESVNLLNMFRELTVSNARATSLNLLHEDIDMLGYTEQFGDAAPEGQVLISPMEIQAYKLELQPHQ from the exons ATGGCCTTCTCGTCCTTCAGCACTCGCCGCGGCGGCGGTTGGGCCCACTCGCTCCTCCcttccaccaccacctcctccgcCAAATCCAAGCACACAAGAAAGCCCCGGCGGCGATTGCTCCTCCGCGACTTCCTCTTCGCCAACTTCTTCACCATCGGCCTCTCcgtctccctcttcttctttttcctcgtCGTCCTCCGCTACGGCGTCCCGCACCCGATCACCGCCCACTTCAAGCCCACCAGGTCCCCGATCCGCTTCTCCAAGCCCCGAATCAAACCCCTCCCCCGTAGAAGGCCCGGCGGGAGCAACAACGACGCCGTTTCGGGCGCGGCCGTGGACATCACCACCAAGGAGCTTTACGACAAGATCGAATTCTCCGACGTCGACGGCGGGCCGTGGAAGCAGGGATGGAGAGTCAATTACAAAGGCGACGAGTGGGACTCTGAGAAGTTGAAGGTGATTCTGGTGCCGCACTCGCATAACGATCCGGGGTGGAAGCTCACTGTGGAGGAGTACTATGAGAGGCAGTCCAGGCATATACTCGACACCATCGTTGATACACTCTCCAAG GATACTCGGCGCAAGTTTATATGGGAAGAGATGTCTTATCTGGAAAGGTGGTGGAGAGACTCCTCGGATGACAAAAGAGAATTGTTCACCAATCTGGTAAAGAATGGTCAGCTAGAAATTGTTGGAGGTGGCTGGGTGATGAATGATGAG GCTAATTCACATTACTATGCCATAATTGAACAG ATCACAGAAGGAAATTTGTGGCTGAATGAAACCGTGGGTGTTGTTCCTAAGAATTCGTGGGCAATAGATCCATTTGGTTACTCACCCACCATGGCATATCTTCTGCGCCGTATGGGTTTCGAAAATATGCTCATTCAGAGGACCCATTATGAGCTTAAGAAAGAACTTGCACTGCACAAGAATTTGGAGTATATATGGCGTCAGAGCTGGGATGTCGATGAATCTACTGATATTTTTGTCCACATGATGCCCTTTTATTCTTATGATATTCCACATACTTGTGGGCCAGAGCCAGCTATTTGTTGTCAGTTCGACTTTGCTCGTATGCGTGGCTTTATGTATGAAGTTTGTCCTTGGGGAGACCATCCAGTAGAGACTAACCAAGAAAATGTGCGGGAGCGGGCACTTCTACTGCTAGATCAATATAGGAAGAAATCAACACTGTACAGGACAAATACACTTCTTATTCCTCTTGGAGATGATTTCCGCTACGTTAGCATAGATGAAGCTGAAGCTCAGTTTAGGAATTATCAAATGTTATTTGATTATATCAATTCTAATCCCAGTTTAAATGCTGAGGCGCATTTTGGAACTTTGGAAGACTACTTTCGAACCATTCGTGAGGAGGCTGAAAGAATAAATTACTCACTTCCTGGGGAGATTGGTTCCGGTCAGGTTGGAGGTTTTCCTTCTTTGTCGGGTGACTTCTTTACTTATGCTGATAGGCAACAGGACTATTGGAGTGGTTATTATGTATCAAGGCCTTTCTTCAAGGCTGTTGATCGAGTACTAGAGCATACGCTTCGTACCACAGATATGATGATGGCTTTCCTGCTTGGGTACTGTGGGAGATCACAATGCGAAAAGTTACCCTTGGGGTTTTCTTACAAGTTGGCAGCTGCTAGAAGGAATTTAGCTCTTTTTCAGCATCATGATGGTGTAACTGGTACTGCTAAAGATCATGTTGTCCTGGATTATGGGACTCGGATGCACACTTCCTTGCAGGACTTGCAGATTTTCATGTCTAAAGCTATTGAAGTGTTGCTTGGAATACGCCATGACAAATATGATAACCCTTCTCAGTTTGAGGCAGAACAGGTGAGATCTAAATATGATGTTCAGCCTGTTCATAGAGCAATCATGGCTCGTGAAGGAACCCGCCAAACAGTAGTCCTTTTTAATCCCTTGGAGCAGATAAGAGAAGAGGTTGTGATGGTTATTGTTAACCGTCCCGATGTTACTGTTCTGGACTTGAACTGGACATGTGTCCCAAGCCAAATATCGCCTGAATTGCAGCATGATAAAAGCAAAATCTTCACTGGAAGGCATCGTGTCTACTGGCAGGCTTCTGTTCCTGCTCTGGGGTTGCAGACATATTATATAACTAATGGGTTTGTTGGATGTGAAAAGGCGAAACCAGCAAAACTTAGATACTTCTCAAAGTCTAGTTCTTTCTCTTGCCCCACTCCATATCCTTGTTCGAAAGTAGAAGCTGATGTGGCTGAAATCAAGAACAGGCATCAAACACTCACTTTTGATGTCAATCATGGTTTGTTGCAGAAAATAAGCTACAAAAATGGGTCCCAAAATGTTGTGGGTGAAGAAATAGCTATGTATTCTAGCTGGGGAAGCGGAGCATACCTTTTTAAACCTAATGGTGATGCGCAGCCTATCATTACAGCCGGTGGGCAGATGGTGATCTCTGAGGGACCTTTGGTGCAGGAAGTATATTCTTATCCAAGTACACAAAGCGAGAAGAGCCCCATTTCTCATAGCACCCGTCTCTACAACGGAGATAATACTGTACAGGAGTTTCTCATTGAGAAGGAATATCATGTTGAGCTTCTCGACCAGCAGTTTAATGACAAGGAGTTGATAGTTAGATACAGAACAGATATTGACAACAAAAAAGTATTCTTTTCTGATTTAAATGGCTTTCAAATGAGCAGGAGAGAAACCTACGATAAAATCCCCCTCCAGGGCAATTACTACCCTATGCCCTCTCTTGCATTCATGCAAGGATCCAATGGTCAGCGGTTTTCTGTCCATTCCCGGCAGTCGTTGGGTGTGGCAAGCCTTAAAAATGGATGGTTGGAGATTATGCTTGACCGTCGTTTGGTAAGAGATGATGGACGTGGTCTTGGACAAGGAGTGATGGACAACCGTGCAATGAATGTAATCTTCCACATCCTTGTAGAGTCCAACATTTCTTCTGCATCAAACCCAGTTTCCAAACCATTGCTGTTAAACCCCTCTCTTCTTTCCCACCGTGTCGGTGCTGACCTGAACTATCCATTGCATTCATTCATTTCCAAGAAGCCAGAGGATTTGTCAGTGCAACCACCCCCAAGATCATTCTCACCCTTAGCTGCACCCTTACCTTGTGATCTGCATATTGTAAGTTTAAAGGTTCCTCAACCTTTAAAATTCTCAGAGCTACCACGTGAAGATTCTAGGTTTGTCCTAACATTACAGAGACGAAGTTGGGACTCTTCATATTGCCGGAAGGGCAGATCTGGTTGCACTAGGTTTACTGATGAAAGTGTGAATTTGCTCAACATGTTCCGGGAGCTCACTGTATCGAATGCGAGAGCCACTTCATTAAATCTTCTACACGAAGACATAGATATGCTTGGGTATACTGAGCAGTTTGGAGATGCTGCTCCAGAAGGGCAAGTCCTCATTTCTCCTATGGAAATACAGGCTTACAAGTTGGAGTTACAGCCACACCAATGA
- the LOC133726484 gene encoding uncharacterized protein LOC133726484, translating into MESSGEKVVAVIMVGGPTKGTRFRPLSFNTPKPLFPLAGQAMVHHPISACKKIPNLAQIFLIGFYEEREFALYVSSISNELRVPVRYLKEDKPHGSAGGIYYFRDLIMEDGPSHIFLLNCDVCCSFPLPDMLEAHIKYGGMGTMLVIKVSAESANEFGELVADPVTKELLHYTEKPETFVSDLINCGVYVFTPDVFNAIEDVSSHREGRANLRRVSSFEALQSATRNLPTDFVRLDQDILSPLAGKKQLYTYETMDFWEQIKTPGMSLKCSSLYLSQFRFTSSHLLASGDGIKNATIVGDVYIHPSAKVHPSAKIGPNVSLSANVRIGAGVRLISCIVLDDVEIKENAVVIHSIVGWKSSIGRWSRVQAEGDYNAKLGITILGEAVTVEDEVVVINSIVLPNKTLNVSVQEEIIL; encoded by the exons ATGGAAAGCTCAGGAGAGAAGGTCGTCGCCGTAATCATGGTCGGAGGCCCAACTAAAG GGACTAGATTTCGGCCTCTATCATTCAACACGCCAAAGCCGCTATTCCCATTGGCTGGGCAAGCCATGGTTCATCATCCAATCTCCGCTTGTAAGAAG ATACCCAATTTGGCtcaaatttttctaattgggttTTATGAGGAGCGTGAGTTTGCACTCTATGTTTCTTCGATTTCCAATGAGCTTAGAGTGCCGGTGAGGTACTTGAAAGAGGATAAACCACATGGCTCAGCTGGTGGTATTTATTACTTCAGAGATTTGATCATGGAAGACGGCCCG TCGCATATCTTTTTGCTGAATTGTGATGTATGCTGCAGTTTTCCGCTTCCAGATATGCTTG AGGCTCATATAAAATACGGTGGAATGGGTACAATGCTAGTCATCAAG GTTTCTGCGGAATCTGCCAACGAGTTTGGTGAGTTGGTTGCTGATCCAGTCACCAAAGAACTGTTGCATTACACTGAGAAACCAGAGACTTTT GTGAGTGATTTGATCAACTGCGGTGTTTATGTATTTACCCCTGATGTTTTCAATGCCATTGAAGACGTATCCAGTCACCGGGAAGGCAGAG CTAATTTACGGCGTGTTTCCAGCTTTGAAGCTCTCCAGTCTGCTACAAG GAATCTTCCTACAGATTTTGTCAGATTGGATCAAGATATTTTGTCACCTCTTGCTGGAAAGAAGCAATTATATACTTATGAGACCATGGATTTCTGGGAACAGATCAAGACTCCAGG AATGTCATTGAAGTGTTCGTCTTTGTATCTTTCTCAATTTCGATTCACCTCTTCACATCTATTAGCTAGTGGAGATGGGATCAAGAATGCCACAATAGTTGGTGATGTCTATATTCATCCATCGGCAAAAGTACATCCTAGTGCTAAG ATTGGTCCCAATGTATCTCTTTCAGCAAATGTTCGGATAGGTGCGGGAGTAAGGCTTATAAGTTGCATCGTCTTGGATGATGTGGAAATAAAG GAAAATGCAGTTGTTATACATTCTATTGTTGGATGGAAGTCATCTATTGGGAGATGGTCACGTGTCCAG GCTGAAGGAGACTACAATGCAAAGCTTGGAATTACCATCCTCG GAGAAGCAGTAACTGTTGAAGACGAAGTTGTGGTGATTAACAGCATTGTTCTCCCGAACAAGACTCTTAATGTTAGCGTACAGGAGGAGATCATTTTGTAg
- the LOC133726485 gene encoding uncharacterized protein LOC133726485 encodes MADHHHHHHRPHRLSLPQRPTTPTTFASTTPTASRQYPLYPFTPSAATPSKHRLSSSLNPKPLSAAAAAAGSKSSLSFLFLLLLSLRSLYSLLPFLRSSPSFSLFPFSFLVSLLSFLLTLAFSLFTSSASASAAASRDPFHQKPNQPIFSLTLITQSQHRLLVAKSILLAGVFLLRFQALRYCGTAAMILAEMSGNVAARFLAEGRKQSVVGGSGDRNRSSKVRGFLALFTGLFLLSMSWDRIECFPFSAKFVQKMGVSVLPRVDCVRIWPMLLPFLSGFLGCYERVSMNWGTIRQLGRKRVRVISLFFTTVVLFIPAVVSVFMFEAEGDGVVSIGNLGWPLANTVVFGVLLSESYSDEKLMSSKDFRREYLVTFLCTVVLELFYFAELSLWGLLLCGMLLYVAVRELDPFHASYVELGMESSESFSASVMKPIRHILSERKSRKIALFLLINTAYMFVEFIAGFMSNSLGLISDACHMLFDCAALAIGLYASYISRLPANNQFNYGRGRFEVLAGYTNAVFLVLVGALIVLESLERILDPQEMSTSSILVVSIGGLLVNVVGLIFFHEEHHHAHGGSGSCSHSHSHQHSHDSVGHNHEKLEESCIAISHVCHEESCASHDDHHQHGSSVGCKDHRHDHHDHSHQHDHSHQHDHHDHSHQHDHHDHSHHHDHHDHSHHHDHHGHNHQHDHHGHNHQHGGSELKRLPTGGEKSTKQQHRHIDHNMEGIFLHVLADTLGSVGVVISTLLIKYKGWLVADPACSIFISVLIISSVIPLLRNSAEVLLQRIPRAHEQDLRKALNDVRKIRGVSGIRNLHVWSFTNSDVVGTLHLHVSTEVDKGSAKAQVSHLLHEAGIKDLTVQLECVEG; translated from the coding sequence ATGGCCGatcaccaccatcaccaccaccgcCCCCACCGCCTCTCCCTCCCTCAACGCCCCACCACGCCCACCACCTTCGCCTCCACCACCCCCACCGCCTCCCGCCAATACCCACTTTACCCCTTCACTCCCTCCGCCGCCACTCCCTCCAAACACcgcctctcttcttctctcaacCCCAAACCCctctccgccgccgccgccgccgctggaAGCAAATCCTCTCTCTcattcctcttcctcctcctcctctccctcCGATCACTCTACTCCCTCCTCCCCTTCCTCCGCTCCTCcccttccttctctctcttccccttcTCCTTCCtcgtctctctcctctccttcctcctaaccctagctttctctctcttcacctcctccgcctccgcctccgccgCCGCCTCCAGAGACCCGTTCCACCAGAAGCCCAACCAGCCCATcttctccctcactctcatCACTCAATCCCAGCACAGACTCCTCGTCGCGAAATCGATTCTTCTCGCCGGAGTCTTCCTCCTCCGCTTCCAAGCTCTCCGGTACTGCGGCACCGCCGCCATGATCCTAGCCGAGATGTCTGGAAATGTGGCGGCAAGGTTCTTGGCGGAGGGGAGGAAACAGAGTGTGGTGGGCGGCAGTGGTGATCGGAATCGGAGCTCCAAGGTTCGTGGGTTTCTTGCTCTGTTCACTGGGTTGTTCTTGTTATCTATGAGCTGGGATCGGATTGAATGCTTTCCGTTTTCGGCTAAGTTTGTGCAAAAAATGGGAGTGTCTGTGTTGCCTAGAGTGGATTGTGTGAGAATTTGGCCAATGCTGCTTCCGTTTCTGTCTGGATTTTTGGGGTGTTATGAGAGGGTTTCGATGAATTGGGGGACTATTAGGCAGTTGGGGAGGAAGAGGGTTCGGGTGATTTCGTTGTTTTTTACTACTGTTGTGCTGTTCATTCCTGCTGTTGTTAGTGTTTTTATGTTTGAAGCTGAGGGAGATGGAGTTGTTTCCATTGGGAACTTGGGCTGGCCTCTGGCAAACACTGTTGTTTTCGGTGTGCTTCTGAGTGAGAGTTATAGTGATGAGAAGTTAATGAGTTCTAAAGATTTTCGGAGGGAGTATTTGGTGACTTTCTTATGTACTGTTGTATTGGAGCTGTTCTATTTTGCTGAACTGTCGCTTTGGGGGCTATTGCTTTGTGGTATGTTGCTGTACGTTGCTGTTAGGGAGTTGGATCCTTTTCATGCAAGTTATGTTGAACTGGGAATGGAGTCGTCGGAATCATTTAGTGCATCCGTTATGAAACCTATTAGGCACATTTTGAGTGAGAGGAAATCGCGGAAGATTGCACTTTTCCTTCTGATCAATACTGCATACATGTTTGTGGAATTCATTGCTGGGTTCATGAGCAATAGTCTAGGGCTGATATCAGATGCCTGTCACATGTTGTTTGATTGTGCTGCTCTGGCAATTGGGCTATATGCTTCGTATATTTCGCGCTTGCCTGCAAATAATCAGTTTAACTATGGCCGTGGGAGATTTGAGGTTCTTGCAGGATATACAAATGCTGTTTTCCTGGTTTTGGTTGGAGCATTAATAGTATTGGAATCACTTGAGAGGATTTTGGACCCTCAGGAGATGTCAACTAGCAGTATACTAGTTGTTTCAATTGGAGGGCTTCTTGTCAATGTGGTTGGTTTAATCTTCTTTCATGAGGAGCATCATCATGCCCATGGTGGATCCGGATCATGCTCTCACTCCCACAGTCATCAACATTCGCATGACTCTGTTGGACATAATCATGAAAAGCTTGAGGAATCGTGTATAGCTATTTCTCATGTATGCCATGAAGAATCGTGTGCCAGCCATGATGACCATCACCAACATGGCAGTTCTGTTGGCTGCAAAGATCACCGGCACGATCACCATGATCACAGCCACCAGCATGACCACAGTCACCAGCATGATCACCATGACCACAGCCACCAGCATGACCACCATGATCACAGCCATCATCATGACCACCATGATCACAGCCATCATCATGACCACCATGGCCACAACCACCAGCATGATCACCATGGCCACAACCACCAGCATGGTGGTTCCGAGCTGAAAAGACTGCCAACCGGTGGAGAAAAATCAACTAAGCAACAGCATCGCCACATTGACCACAACATGGAAGGAATATTTCTGCATGTTTTGGCTGACACCTTAGGGAGTGTCGGAGTTGTTATATCAACACTCTTAATTAAGTACAAGGGATGGCTTGTTGCTGATCCTGCATGCTCGATATTTATTTCTGTCTTGATTATATCTTCAGTTATCCCATTGCTCAGGAACTCTGCAGAAGTCTTGCTCCAAAGAATTCCGAGGGCACATGAGCAGGATTTGAGAAAAGCTCTTAATGATGTTAGGAAGATAAGGGGGGTTTCTGGTATTCGGAACTTGCATGTATGGAGTTTCACAAACTCAGATGTAGTGGGTACGCTCCATCTTCATGTTTCCACAGAAGTTGACAAAGGATCTGCAAAAGCGCAGGTGTCGCACTTATTACATGAAGCTGGAATCAAGGATTTAACGGTGCAGTTGGAATGTGTTGAGGGATAG
- the LOC133746490 gene encoding protein NRT1/ PTR FAMILY 5.8 gives MAGSTRKRLGNSCILLIVIAGMERFAYKGVASNLITYLTDVVKMSNSSAAKTVNRWCGFTSMVPLLIAPLADSYWDRYYTIVASCFIYVAGLVALTSTALMSRASSDQANKTSSSSFLFCSLYLISLGQGGYNPSLQAFGADQLDSEEEELPSSKDDKKSNKKSLFFQWWYFGICSGTVLGISVMSYIQDTFGWILGFAIPMISMVTSVIVFSCGSPIYTYRQRNETMGNKPVVSMLQVIKAAALKLLNSKVKLPDGNDVTELELQGKPLCRHQNLSSNEGLNNEHPKSSIHMFENAKVILRLLPIWLMLLMFAVIFQQPSTFFTKQGMTMKRNIGSNFLIPPATLQSAIALSIVVLMPLYDKVLIPITKVLTCNEKGITVMQRMGIGMFTSVIALIIAALVETRRLHISRNMEMLGSQSETVPLSIFWLLPQYILLGISDIFTVVGMQEFFYSEFPIRMRTMAFALYTSVFGVGSYLSALLISTVEGITSSNGSKSWFCDDMNEARLDKYYWFLAAASALSFLFFVIISSFYTSKRDLELDSNESCK, from the exons ATGGCTGGTTCAACAAGAAAGAGACTCGGCAACTCATGCATTCTTCTCATAG TAATTGCTGGTATGGAAAGATTTGCATACAAAGGAGTGGCATCCAATCTGATAACTTATCTGACCGATGTAGTAAAGATGAGCAACTCTTCTGCGGCGAAGACGGTGAACAGGTGGTGCGGATTCACATCCATGGTTCCACTCTTGATTGCACCCCTAGCTGATTCTTACTGGGATAGATATTACACCATTGTAGCCTCTTGTTTTATCTATGTTGCC GGGCTTGTGGCATTGACATCAACAGCACTAATGTCCCGGGCATCGTCCGATCAAGCAAACAAAACAAGTTCATCTTCATTTCTGTTCTGCTCATTGTATTTGATTTCTCTTGGTCAAGGTGGCTACAACCCATCTTTGCAAGCTTTTGGAGCAGATCAACTTGATAGTGAAGAGGAAGAGTTGCCTAGTAGCAAAGATGACAAAAAATCCAACAAAAAGAGTTTGTTCTTTCAATGGTGGTACTTTGGTATTTGTAGTGGCACCGTCTTGGGTATCAGTGTTATGTCCTACATTCAAGATACTTTTGGTTGGATACTAGGTTTTGCCATCCCCATGATTTCGATGGTCACATCAGTCATAGTTTTCTCGTGTGGAAGCCCAATTTATACATATAGACAGAGAAATGAGACCATGGGTAATAAGCCAGTTGTGAGCATGCTTCAAGTTATTAAGGCAGCTGCATTGAAATTACTGAATTCCAAAGTCAAGTTACCCGATGGAAATGATGTTACTGAGCTAGA GCTTCAAGGGAAACCGCTCTGTCGACATCAGAACTTAAGCAGCAATGAAGGCTTGAACAATGAGCATCCCAAAAGCAGCATCCACATGTTCGAAAATGCAAAAGTTATTCTTAGGCTTTTGCCCATATGGCTAATGCTTTTAATGTTTGCAGTGATTTTCCAGCAACCTTCGACATTCTTCACCAAACAAGGCATGACAATGAAGAGGAATATCGGAAGCAATTTTCTGATTCCACCCGCAACACTACAGAGTGCTATTGCACTTTCTATAGTTGTGTTGATGCCTCTTTATGACAAAGTTCTGATCCCAATTACTAAGGTCCTGACTTGTAACGAAAAGGGTATCACCGTAATGCAAAGGATGGGGATTGGGATGTTCACTTCGGTCATAGCACTGATCATTGCAGCACTTGTAGAGACAAGAAGGCTCCATATCAGCAGAAATATGGAAATGCTAGGATCTCAATCTGAGACGGTTCCATTAAGCATATTCTGGTTGCTGCCACAGTACATTCTTCTGGGCATTTCGGACATTTTCACTGTCGTTGGGATGCAAGAGTTCTTTTACTCTGAATTTCCCATTAGAATGAGAACAATGGCCTTTGCACTATACACCAGTGTTTTTGGGGTCGGGAGCTACTTGAGTGCCCTTTTGATCTCAACAGTTGAAGGCATCACAAGTTCAAATGGAAGTAAGAGCTGGTTCTGTGATGATATGAATGAAGCAAGGCTAGACAAGTACTACTGGTTTTTAGCAGCAGCAAGTGCACTGAGCTTTCTGTTTTTTGTGATTATTTCATCATTTTACACAAGTAAGAGGGATTTGGAGTTGGACAGTAATGAAAGTTGTAAATAA
- the LOC133746499 gene encoding metalloendoproteinase 3-MMP-like, with translation MAPKSDLSLFKVTPLLLLALFSFLSNATANSSPLEFLEHLKGCQKGDKVKGINDLKKYLHNFGYLNYKNHIHSDDDDFDELLEEAVKTYQLNFHLKSTGTVDDKTILQMMMPRCGVPDIVNGTTSMRSAKIKHQHGSIHTTVHYSFPNGKPKWPSSKYHLTYAFFPGTPSQATGAIAQAFATWARSTPFKFSQAQNYQNADVKISFHRGNHGDGRNFDGPGGVLAHAFYPTDGRFHFDAAENWSAGAKPGAYDLESVALHEIGHLLGLGHSSVKGAVMAATISPGVTLKSLNEDDIQGIKALYNV, from the exons ATGGCACCAAAATCTGATCTTTCTCTTTTCAAAGTCactcccctcctcctcctcgcccTATTTTCTTTCCTCTCTAATGCAACGGCAAACTCATCTCCGCTTGAGTTCCTTGAGCATCTTAAGGGTTGTCAAAAAGGTGACAAGGTCAAGGGCATCAATGACCTCAAGAAGTACCTTCACAACTTCGGTTACTTGAACTACAAGAACCACATTCATTCTGATGACGATGATTTCGACGAGCTCTTGGAGGAAGCCGTCAAGACTTACCAGCTCAATTTCCACCTCAAGTCCACCGGAACGGTGGACGACAAAACCATATTACAGATGATGATGCCTCGTTGTGGTGTGCCCGATATCGTCAATGGCACCACATCCATGCGATCAGCCAAGATAAAGCACCAGCACG GTTCAATTCATACCACTGTTCACTACTCATTTCCTAATGGAAAACCAAAATGGCCTTCCTCTAAATACCATCTGACATACGCTTTCTTCCCCGGCACCCCATCCCAAGCCACGGGTGCTATAGCACAGGCTTTCGCAACATGGGCTAGAAGCACTCCCTTCAAGTTCAGTCAGGCCCAAAATTACCAGAATGCAGATGTCAAGATTAGTTTTCACCGAGGTAATCATGGAGACGGGCGTAATTTTGATGGGCCTGGCGGAGTGCTGGCCCATGCTTTTTACCCTACGGATGGAAGATTCCACTTCGACGCAGCTGAAAATTGGTCCGCGGGTGCTAAACCAGGTGCCTATGACTTGGAGAGTGTTGCTTTGCACGAAATAGGGCACCTTCTGGGACTTGGACATAGCTCAGTGAAGGGAGCTGTCATGGCAGCAACCATCTCCCCGGGAGTCACTCTTAAAAGTTTGAACGAGGACGATATTCAAGGAATTAAAGCTTTATACAACGTTTGA